Proteins from one Leptospira perdikensis genomic window:
- a CDS encoding NUDIX hydrolase, giving the protein MKERKNWKDLFPTPIYTLASFDIKLPRSEEEKTYYLLKSKNWVNVIPITKSGEILLIKQYRHGIGEESLEIPGGIVDEEGPGSELESAIRELREETGYATDSSKYKLLSKFSGNPAMFTNWSYSYVAYDVELIHDVEFDEGEDIEIILKKPEQVKQLLLDGTIHHPHMAAALGIYFLQSK; this is encoded by the coding sequence ATGAAAGAACGAAAAAACTGGAAAGATCTATTCCCTACTCCGATTTACACCCTAGCCAGTTTTGATATCAAACTTCCTCGTTCTGAAGAAGAAAAAACCTATTATTTATTAAAATCCAAAAATTGGGTCAATGTAATCCCTATCACAAAGTCGGGTGAAATTTTACTCATCAAACAATACAGACATGGAATTGGTGAGGAGAGTTTAGAAATCCCGGGAGGGATTGTGGATGAAGAAGGACCCGGTTCCGAATTAGAATCGGCCATCCGAGAACTCAGAGAAGAAACAGGTTATGCCACTGACAGTTCAAAATACAAACTTCTTTCTAAGTTTTCCGGCAACCCGGCTATGTTTACCAATTGGTCTTATTCCTATGTAGCCTATGATGTGGAGTTAATTCACGATGTGGAGTTTGATGAAGGGGAAGACATTGAAATCATTTTAAAAAAACCAGAACAAGTAAAACAACTGTTACTCGATGGAACCATCCACCACCCTCACATGGCCGCAGCCCTTGGGATTTATTTTTTACAATCTAAGTAA
- a CDS encoding glutathione S-transferase family protein yields the protein MKLYGSITSPYVRRIRFLCLELGIPFTLVDTMTEAGQKELREKNPLWKIPYAEIDDVKIWDSHTITDYLFETKGFGNFRPKNGPHHYREANIQTAIDQALDNGILLFYLNKEGIKPDAAPYLTKNALRISSILDYIKQELNGHFFFTDGKTGLSEMALFTALDWIRFRSVLPVEEDPIFASFLNFHGQNKSWKETAPK from the coding sequence ATGAAATTATATGGTAGTATCACTTCTCCTTATGTAAGACGAATTCGTTTTCTTTGTTTGGAACTAGGAATTCCATTTACCCTAGTGGATACAATGACCGAGGCCGGTCAAAAAGAGTTACGTGAAAAAAATCCGCTTTGGAAGATTCCTTATGCGGAAATAGACGATGTAAAAATTTGGGACAGCCATACAATCACAGACTATCTTTTTGAAACCAAAGGATTCGGAAACTTCCGACCCAAAAATGGCCCTCACCATTACCGAGAGGCCAACATACAAACTGCCATTGATCAGGCACTTGATAATGGAATTCTTTTATTTTACCTGAATAAAGAAGGGATCAAACCAGATGCGGCCCCTTATCTCACAAAAAATGCACTCCGAATCAGCTCTATTCTTGATTATATCAAACAAGAGTTAAACGGTCATTTTTTCTTTACCGATGGGAAAACGGGACTTTCTGAAATGGCACTTTTTACGGCTCTTGATTGGATTCGGTTTCGTTCCGTTTTGCCAGTGGAAGAGGATCCCATTTTTGCTAGTTTTTTGAACTTTCATGGCCAAAATAAATCTTGGAAGGAAACTGCTCCTAAGTAA
- a CDS encoding MFS transporter, giving the protein MKKNLSLAIFKHRDFRFFIVARFFMVLAINIQATIVGWQVYELTGSVLDLGLVGLFEAVPSIVVSLYAGHLADLRDRRNIIVICLFFLLICSLTLFAFTGPLSFLLETYKAYPIFLVILVSGIARGFISPAIFSFVTQLVPREHYPHSAAWMGTSFQAGAVIGPALGGIVYGSFGMQAAYALDSVCIGLPFLLFFWIAKRSLPERKEKEALKDSLLKGLRFVLKNEIMLGAMALDMFAVLFGGAVALLPVYAKDILFVGSEGLGYLRAAPSLGALLMAYYLTYKPPLEKSGRVLLFCVFGFGVCMLVFGLSHSFLLSLLALFLSGVFDSVSVVVRSTIMQTMTPEDMRGRVSAINKVFIGSSNEIGAFESGVSAKFLGPVGSVVFGATMTILIVFFTFRLSPKLKELELKNWV; this is encoded by the coding sequence ATGAAGAAAAACCTTTCTTTGGCCATTTTCAAACACAGAGACTTCCGATTTTTTATTGTAGCAAGGTTCTTTATGGTCCTTGCAATTAACATCCAAGCAACCATTGTTGGTTGGCAAGTTTACGAACTCACAGGTAGTGTTTTAGACTTGGGGCTTGTTGGACTTTTTGAAGCAGTTCCATCTATTGTTGTTTCACTCTATGCAGGGCATTTAGCTGATCTTCGCGATCGTCGTAATATCATTGTTATTTGTTTATTCTTTTTATTGATTTGTTCTCTCACTTTATTTGCATTCACAGGACCTCTCTCCTTTTTATTAGAAACCTATAAAGCTTATCCTATATTTTTAGTCATTTTGGTTTCTGGAATTGCCAGAGGTTTTATCTCCCCTGCTATCTTTAGTTTTGTTACACAACTAGTTCCAAGAGAACATTACCCACATTCAGCAGCATGGATGGGAACTTCTTTCCAAGCTGGTGCCGTGATTGGTCCGGCTCTCGGTGGAATTGTCTATGGAAGTTTTGGAATGCAAGCAGCTTATGCACTTGATTCCGTTTGTATTGGACTTCCGTTTTTACTTTTCTTTTGGATCGCAAAACGCAGTTTACCGGAACGAAAGGAAAAAGAGGCTCTAAAAGATAGTCTTCTCAAAGGCCTTCGTTTTGTTTTAAAAAATGAAATCATGTTAGGTGCAATGGCCCTGGATATGTTTGCCGTTCTTTTTGGAGGAGCAGTGGCTCTTCTACCAGTTTATGCCAAAGACATTCTCTTTGTTGGTTCAGAAGGACTTGGCTACCTACGTGCTGCACCATCCCTCGGTGCTCTCCTTATGGCTTACTACCTAACTTACAAACCACCTCTTGAAAAATCAGGGCGCGTTTTGTTATTCTGTGTTTTTGGATTTGGGGTTTGTATGTTGGTTTTTGGCCTTTCCCATTCCTTTCTTTTGTCCCTATTGGCGTTATTCCTATCCGGGGTTTTTGATAGTGTTTCGGTTGTGGTTCGTTCCACCATTATGCAAACCATGACTCCCGAAGATATGCGCGGACGTGTGAGTGCCATCAATAAAGTTTTTATTGGCTCTTCCAATGAAATTGGCGCTTTTGAATCAGGGGTTTCCGCAAAGTTTTTAGGTCCCGTGGGGTCTGTCGTTTTTGGTGCCACAATGACCATTCTCATTGTATTCTTTACTTTCCGGTTATCTCCTAAGCTGAAAGAATTAGAACTGAAAAACTGGGTTTAA
- a CDS encoding FecR domain-containing protein, which translates to MRKSIAHSILVLIIVFSQFPLFAEGDETLEPITITVQKGETLSLISERHLSDPKRWPELLKHNKIPNPDLIKPGLSLVVPVFLRKAVVGVTEFVMGQVEWNGTGGKGPWVPLKLGQELHPNDQIKTVGKGKTDLHINNVGMVRILTNSHFEVKGAEKKGGAVTVALFKGSLDAKVTKSNPPTTEHKFNIVSPSSTAGVRGTEFRVELDDKLSSTISCFEGVVDVAAQGKTVELKQGMATFVEKGKSPVQPYKIPEAPRLKEE; encoded by the coding sequence ATGAGAAAGTCCATCGCCCATTCAATCCTAGTACTTATCATAGTATTCAGTCAATTTCCGCTTTTTGCTGAAGGTGACGAAACATTAGAACCCATTACCATCACAGTTCAAAAGGGAGAAACTCTCTCTCTCATTTCAGAAAGGCATCTTTCTGATCCTAAACGTTGGCCAGAACTTCTCAAACATAACAAAATTCCCAATCCTGATCTTATCAAACCAGGTTTATCATTAGTTGTTCCCGTTTTTCTTCGAAAGGCAGTCGTTGGAGTCACAGAATTTGTGATGGGGCAAGTAGAATGGAATGGAACTGGTGGAAAAGGTCCTTGGGTTCCCCTCAAATTAGGACAAGAACTCCACCCAAATGATCAAATTAAAACTGTAGGCAAGGGAAAAACTGACCTTCATATCAATAACGTAGGTATGGTGCGAATTTTAACGAATAGCCATTTTGAAGTGAAAGGTGCTGAGAAAAAAGGCGGTGCCGTAACGGTTGCCCTTTTTAAAGGAAGTTTGGATGCCAAAGTCACAAAATCCAACCCACCAACCACAGAACACAAGTTCAATATTGTGAGTCCGTCTTCCACTGCGGGTGTTCGGGGAACTGAATTCCGTGTAGAGTTAGATGATAAACTCAGCTCGACCATTTCCTGTTTTGAAGGGGTGGTAGACGTAGCAGCACAAGGAAAAACTGTTGAGTTGAAACAAGGGATGGCAACTTTTGTAGAGAAAGGGAAGTCACCCGTACAACCTTATAAAATTCCAGAAGCACCACGCCTCAAAGAAGAATAG
- a CDS encoding LA_2168 family protein, producing the protein MSILFGTSSIDAVVVEVGILGYELFLKESNAKKESPPPGWDLQINRLGTDFQNVSYLNRISGESMFVGLNGKGKKERIVWDLNIKLTTGKESGLKPFYLGKNHYIGYETSRFLIGIGRREHLFRPKSFQTSFDGGEGIFLEFLPLPNLILQFFLWDHHSGALLFEKDRFHSLLPSQQQGRQGFPEDSEPNAGRRSHHRRHSFGLLYGDYLQLRLGIQYLELGSWGRHVKDNQRETKQSGADGDSLLNGNVGFGFDAEIFEFQFDFLWAKGNDRTSSKSTISPGSIPISGEAFQIGAELRLGDFLFRNSHFLSDREERNTKNQIIREGYVFFGSHPAQTPYISQIFRIFPSAAVTESGYEKNFGLREGKCFGYLSEFVLQFTYRQFVAKIVGSYFLPYHLGGPTDGRISFQKKDFEAFFIGEGVLELSLKEDSSFELGVGFSQLLLPESIGIKSNFGYVFGRIQI; encoded by the coding sequence ATGAGCATTTTATTCGGAACCTCTTCCATCGATGCTGTGGTAGTTGAGGTGGGGATTTTGGGATATGAATTGTTCTTAAAAGAATCCAATGCGAAAAAAGAATCTCCCCCTCCTGGTTGGGATTTACAAATCAATCGATTGGGTACGGACTTTCAGAATGTTTCTTATTTGAATAGAATATCCGGTGAATCAATGTTTGTTGGTCTCAATGGTAAAGGAAAAAAAGAAAGGATCGTTTGGGATTTAAACATCAAATTGACCACAGGAAAAGAAAGCGGACTAAAACCTTTTTATCTAGGGAAAAACCATTATATAGGTTATGAGACCTCGAGATTTCTTATCGGAATCGGTCGACGGGAACATTTGTTTCGGCCAAAAAGTTTTCAAACGAGTTTTGACGGAGGTGAAGGAATCTTTTTAGAATTTCTGCCCTTACCAAATTTAATTTTACAATTTTTTCTTTGGGACCATCATTCAGGTGCTCTTTTATTCGAAAAAGACAGGTTCCATTCATTACTTCCGAGTCAACAGCAGGGCAGACAAGGTTTTCCTGAAGATTCAGAGCCAAACGCAGGCAGACGAAGTCATCACAGGAGGCATTCTTTTGGCCTTCTCTATGGAGATTATCTCCAATTACGATTGGGTATACAATACTTGGAACTCGGGAGTTGGGGGCGGCATGTAAAAGATAATCAGAGAGAAACAAAGCAGTCAGGAGCTGATGGGGACTCGCTTTTAAATGGAAATGTTGGGTTTGGTTTTGATGCGGAGATTTTTGAATTCCAATTCGATTTTTTGTGGGCCAAAGGAAACGATCGTACAAGTTCCAAATCAACGATAAGTCCCGGTTCGATTCCTATTTCAGGAGAAGCTTTTCAGATTGGAGCAGAACTTAGATTAGGTGATTTTTTGTTCCGAAATTCCCATTTCCTTTCGGACCGGGAAGAAAGGAATACAAAGAACCAAATCATTCGAGAAGGTTATGTTTTTTTTGGCTCACACCCAGCACAAACTCCTTATATTTCACAAATTTTTCGGATCTTCCCATCGGCGGCAGTTACCGAATCTGGATATGAAAAAAATTTTGGTCTGCGAGAAGGAAAATGTTTTGGGTATTTGAGCGAATTTGTTCTTCAATTCACCTATCGTCAGTTCGTCGCAAAAATAGTCGGTTCGTATTTTTTGCCTTATCATCTGGGAGGGCCAACAGATGGAAGAATTAGTTTTCAGAAAAAAGACTTTGAAGCTTTTTTTATTGGCGAAGGAGTTTTGGAACTTTCTTTAAAAGAGGATTCTTCTTTTGAGTTAGGAGTAGGATTTTCTCAACTCTTATTACCGGAATCGATTGGTATCAAATCAAATTTTGGTTATGTATTTGGGAGAATACAAATATGA
- a CDS encoding phospholipase D-like domain-containing protein, with amino-acid sequence MKKNRFLVLIFVLSSLLFCQKSKSHKDLSSILFPNSPLSEINFSYPGREVAAEKKRIVKDILLTEIRKAKVSIRAYLYSIDDYEILTELYLKKRMGVQIQLFGDKQEEYTELESLGLDIQRWSGSGIHHTKIWIFDGVRFFTGTGNFTTHGLETDNNVFWIQDIPLGEVSAITSTLEGKNPKGFFRIGPLLYWTSPEAGLEIQQQLLDAVDSAKHSIKYLIYSHYDPILSLKLVEASRRGVRVEGIYNAPMTVNPEGMYLSQQLAYPSQIYEDGNVDFVYKNDRYLGGLLHHKTMLIDDRIVYTGSYNYSVSARDKNKEIFVKLDHEKIANEFLMEWKRILWLALPLTNLAVSPGATNLNLESQLRLFTIQRFQNSIFQTNVLFNSEGGFDTNSNALASAYRQSLGLTGVIRSKEGERFLFTVNGPDPIWEESEGSHLQLLLQNYFLGTRVGLSNGEKVDSLSIWDGSHPKQSFVLDANSTILGETDFWKGKNLWFWVHTKTQVLSFCHTKEKNKPPEWMVFLMNRFEVTGKIPPICSND; translated from the coding sequence ATGAAAAAAAATCGTTTCCTAGTTTTGATTTTTGTTTTGTCATCTCTACTTTTTTGTCAAAAATCAAAATCCCATAAGGACCTTTCTTCAATTTTATTTCCCAACTCTCCTCTTTCAGAAATCAACTTCTCTTATCCCGGTCGTGAAGTTGCCGCAGAGAAAAAAAGAATCGTAAAGGATATTTTACTCACAGAAATCCGTAAAGCCAAAGTATCAATTCGAGCTTATTTGTATTCCATAGACGATTATGAAATCCTTACTGAACTTTATTTAAAAAAGAGAATGGGTGTTCAAATTCAACTGTTTGGTGATAAACAAGAAGAATATACAGAACTCGAGTCTCTTGGTTTAGATATTCAAAGATGGTCAGGGTCTGGAATCCATCATACTAAAATCTGGATTTTTGATGGAGTTCGTTTTTTTACAGGGACTGGTAACTTTACCACACATGGACTGGAGACAGACAATAATGTCTTTTGGATTCAAGACATTCCTTTAGGCGAGGTTTCGGCAATCACATCCACACTCGAAGGAAAAAATCCTAAGGGTTTTTTCAGGATTGGACCACTTCTTTATTGGACTTCGCCAGAAGCAGGCCTTGAGATCCAACAGCAGTTACTGGATGCTGTGGACTCTGCCAAACATTCCATCAAATACTTAATTTACTCTCATTATGACCCCATCCTTAGTTTGAAACTCGTAGAAGCAAGTCGAAGAGGAGTTCGGGTCGAAGGAATTTATAATGCACCAATGACTGTAAATCCAGAAGGGATGTATCTCAGTCAACAGTTGGCTTATCCTTCACAAATTTATGAAGATGGGAATGTTGATTTTGTTTATAAAAACGATCGATATCTTGGGGGATTGTTACACCACAAAACTATGTTAATTGATGATCGCATTGTATATACGGGATCTTATAATTATTCTGTTTCTGCCAGAGATAAAAACAAAGAAATCTTTGTGAAATTGGATCATGAAAAAATCGCAAATGAATTTTTAATGGAGTGGAAACGGATTCTCTGGTTAGCCCTTCCTTTAACCAATCTGGCAGTGAGTCCTGGGGCAACAAATTTGAATTTAGAAAGTCAATTGCGACTGTTTACCATCCAAAGATTTCAAAACTCAATTTTCCAAACTAATGTTTTATTCAATAGTGAAGGAGGATTTGATACCAATTCGAATGCTCTGGCCAGTGCTTATCGACAAAGTTTAGGGTTAACGGGAGTGATCCGGTCAAAAGAGGGGGAAAGGTTTCTTTTTACGGTTAATGGACCCGATCCCATTTGGGAAGAAAGTGAAGGAAGCCATTTGCAATTACTTTTACAAAATTACTTTTTGGGAACTAGAGTTGGTCTTTCGAATGGGGAGAAGGTGGATTCTCTATCTATTTGGGACGGTTCTCATCCCAAACAGAGTTTTGTCCTGGATGCCAATTCTACCATTTTGGGTGAGACGGACTTTTGGAAGGGAAAGAACTTATGGTTTTGGGTTCATACAAAAACCCAAGTCCTTTCTTTTTGCCATACAAAAGAAAAAAACAAACCACCGGAATGGATGGTCTTTCTCATGAATCGATTCGAGGTTACTGGGAAAATTCCACCAATTTGTTCTAATGACTAG
- a CDS encoding LBF_2017 N-terminal domain-containing protein, with the protein MNRNLLLILGIVFLTFSSLFSKPKRELRIAIDAEPEANFELELWQEKPNENGDSIAPKPPESIQFKGNRITVTPKDDFEYFRVRRLGEYGAKGFWTQVYSTNVDPGSPLSVPKEYVGKKVFTPKQEPKKATSVISTDSFVIVKTKEESIRYLTKDQLTLHPSDDASGVAEVRFRINGGHWNSSKAMTSIPIQEEGSYKFLYFSLDQAGNKEPIQVLDFIKDVTAPETKLEWVGPSSMGKGRTQFLSPETKIKLTANDKLSGPKDILTAYTCQSGTQTEFKAYTAEISITDLKSVCKGSFQLFYYAVDQVGNEEAVKTLNFQLGSESN; encoded by the coding sequence ATGAATCGAAATTTATTACTGATCCTTGGAATTGTTTTTTTAACATTTAGTTCTCTTTTTTCCAAACCAAAAAGAGAACTTCGGATTGCAATTGATGCCGAACCAGAAGCCAATTTTGAATTGGAACTTTGGCAAGAAAAACCAAATGAAAATGGGGATAGCATAGCTCCAAAGCCACCCGAATCCATTCAGTTTAAGGGAAACAGAATCACTGTGACTCCAAAAGATGATTTCGAATACTTTCGTGTGCGCAGGTTAGGTGAATATGGAGCCAAAGGATTTTGGACCCAAGTATATTCTACAAATGTAGATCCGGGATCCCCACTTTCTGTTCCCAAGGAATATGTGGGTAAAAAAGTTTTTACACCCAAACAAGAACCTAAAAAAGCAACCTCCGTCATTTCCACCGATAGTTTTGTCATTGTAAAAACAAAAGAGGAATCCATTCGTTATTTAACCAAGGATCAGTTGACTTTACATCCGAGTGATGATGCATCAGGTGTTGCCGAAGTTCGGTTTCGCATCAACGGTGGTCATTGGAATTCAAGCAAAGCCATGACATCCATTCCTATTCAAGAAGAAGGCAGTTATAAGTTTTTATACTTCTCTCTTGACCAGGCGGGAAATAAAGAACCGATACAAGTTTTAGACTTTATTAAGGATGTAACGGCCCCAGAAACAAAACTCGAATGGGTCGGACCTAGTTCAATGGGCAAAGGAAGAACTCAATTCCTTTCGCCAGAAACTAAAATCAAACTCACTGCAAACGATAAATTAAGTGGGCCAAAAGATATTTTAACAGCTTATACCTGTCAGTCGGGAACTCAAACAGAATTTAAGGCCTATACGGCGGAGATTTCGATTACAGACCTAAAGTCTGTTTGTAAGGGATCATTTCAACTTTTTTACTATGCCGTTGATCAGGTAGGAAATGAAGAGGCAGTCAAAACTTTAAATTTTCAATTGGGTAGCGAATCCAATTGA